GTGTTGTCGGGACAGGCATGCCGTGCGGCAGAACCGCTGGCGGTAAAGACCCAGTTGCCTTCGCGGGCACCCACAGGATCCACTGCAACGAGTTTTTTACCCTTGTTGTTTTTAAGGATTCGCAGGTGCATGTGATCCAGACCTCCGACGCGGAAGGTACAGACCAGAGTTCCCATCACCTGCATGATTTCCATTAGCTCTTTGCCTCCTTCGCTGAAGACGATGGCTTTGGTGCATCCGGATCCCAATGATCAATGATCCCAACAATGGTGAGGTCGCTGGGATAGGACTTACTACCGGCAGCTTCCCTAGCAGCAGAACTGCTAACACAAATCACCCAATCACCTGGCTTTGCACCAACAGCATCGACGGCAACCTTTTGCGTGCTCCCGTCTAAAACAACTTGAAGGTGCTTGTGTTCGAAATCTGGGATGCGGTTGGTAGAAACCAGTGGCTTGATGACCTTGACGATAAGCATGATCAGTGAGCCTCCTGAACGTCAGGATCGAGAGTGGACCCTACAACTTCTGCAGGAGCAGTTTGACTGCGATCTCGGATCGTTAAACAGGTATGGAGTAAACCATCACGAACGAGGTCTGAGTATCGATTTGAAATAGCCGAATCAACTCTCTGACAATCCGAAATGGCTCGTTCGCGCGCACCAGGGACGGAACTGGAGTAATCAAAACGAATCACAACAGGGATCGGCAAATCTCGCGAAACGTTTAAACCCTTGAAGATTTTTACACCAACATCCAAATCCGGTGCCCCCTCTTCGACAGTATCTAAATGCGCAAAGTAAGTGAGATTGCGCAAATGGACTTCTTTAAAACCGATGCCTACACCAATAAAACGTTCGGCATGACCCGCATCGGGATAAGGACCAGCATGAAGCTCGGTGACGTAATCAATCTGAGAGATGTTATTCGCAATTAAACGCGTAATCAAGGACACCATTCCCGAGTCCATCGCCCCGGGTGCACCAGATTCAACGGCTTCAGCGATTTGAATC
This portion of the Synechococcus sp. ROS8604 genome encodes:
- a CDS encoding carboxysome peptide B, with the protein product MEIMQVMGTLVCTFRVGGLDHMHLRILKNNKGKKLVAVDPVGAREGNWVFTASGSAARHACPDNTVLTDLTIGGIIDYWMPDG
- a CDS encoding carboxysome peptide A, with the protein product MLIVKVIKPLVSTNRIPDFEHKHLQVVLDGSTQKVAVDAVGAKPGDWVICVSSSAAREAAGSKSYPSDLTIVGIIDHWDPDAPKPSSSAKEAKS